The following proteins are encoded in a genomic region of Diabrotica virgifera virgifera chromosome 1, PGI_DIABVI_V3a:
- the LOC114325889 gene encoding thialysine N-epsilon-acetyltransferase isoform X2, translated as MSESNTVTIRRAELDDMPQVFQMIKGLSDFEEMGNKVKVDVEILKRDLAEKSPAFQCIVAELPGGKLIGYAVYSQIYSVWDGKTIYLEDLYVSPDYRGFKSGKNLFLTVMKNAYQDGCRRAFFHVLTWNPAVKFYHELGAVNVTQRDNYQILRMEQEAFQKLFS; from the exons ATGTCTGAAAGTAATACAGTGACCATCCGCAGGGCTGAATTAGATGATATGCCGCAAGTATTTCAAATGATAAAG GGACTCTCGGACTTTGAAGAAATGGGTAACAAGGTAAAAGTAGATGTTGAAATCTTGAAAAGAGATTTAGCAGAAAAATCTCCTGCTTTTCAATGTATCGTAGCAGAGCTACCTGGTGGTAAATTAATAGGATATGCTGTGTATTCTCAGATTTACTCAGTTTGGGACGGCAAAACTATATACTTAGAAGATTTGTACGTTAGTCCAGATTACAG GGGTTTTAAAAGTGGTAAGAATCTCTTTCTGACTGTCATGAAAAATGCTTATCAAGATGGCTGCAGGCGCGCTTTCTTTCACGTTCTGACATGGAACCCAGCCGTAAAATTCTACCACGAACTAGGAGCCGTTAATGTTACCCAAAGGGACAACTACCAAATACTGAGAATGGAACAAGAAGCCTTTCAGAAACTGTTTTCCTAA